GAGGGCGTTCGCGACGCGGTGACGGATGGCGGGTGAAAGCCCGCCATGGCATGACGGGGGTCGTGGCCGGCAACTGGGCAGCCGCCTCGGCTAGATTCGGGGGATGGACCACCATGTGCCGCTGATCGCGACCGTGGCCGCGGGCCTGGGGCTGGCATTGCTGCTGGGCTTCATGGCCGCGCGGCTGCGGTTGCCGGCCTTGGTGGGCTATCTGCTGGCCGGGGTGGTGGTGGGGCCGCACACGCCAGGCTTCGTGGCCGATGCCGCACTGGCCGCGCAGCTGGCCGAGATCGGCGTGATGCTGCTGATGTTCGGCGTCGGGCTTCATTTCTCGCTGGGCGACCTGCTGGCGGTGCGCCGCATCGCCGTGCCCGGCGCCATCGTGCAGATCGCCGTGGCCACCGCCATGGGGGCCGGGTTGGCCAGCCTGTGGGGCTGGTCGGCCGCCGCGGCGGTGCTGTTCGGCCTGTCGCTGTCGGTCGCCAGCACCGTGGTGCTGCTGCGCGCGCTGGAGAGCGTGGGCCTGCTGGAGACCTTCAACGGCCGGGCGGCGGTCGGCTGGCTGATCGTCGAGGACCTGGCCATGGTGCTGGCGCTGGTGCTGCTGCCGCCGCTGGCCGCGGTCTGGCAGGGGCAGGGCGCCGATACGCCCAGCCTGTGGCGCGGACTGGTCATCACGCTGCTGCAGGTGGCCCTGTTCATCGGCCTGATGCTGATCGTCGGCCGGCGCCTGTTCCCCTGGGTGCTGTGGCACGTGCAGAAGGTCGGCTCGCGCGAGCTGTTCACCCTGTGCGTGATCGCCGCCGCCGTCAGCATGGCCTACGCCGCCACGCAGCTGTTCGGGGTGTCGTTCGCGCTGGGCGCCTTCTTCGCCGGCATGGTGCTGCGCGAGTCGGAGTTCAGCCACCGCGCGGCGCAGGAGTCGCTGCCGCTGCGCGACGCCTTCGCGGTGCTGTTCTTCGTCTCGGTCGGCATGCTGTTCAACCCGGCCGTGCTGCTGGAGCAGCCGCTGCGGGTGCTGGGTGTCACCGCCATCATCCTGGTGGGCAAGTCGGTGGCCGCGGCGATCGTGGTGCTGGCCCTGCGCTACCCGCTGAACACCGCGCTGACGGTGTCGGCCAGCCTGGCCCAGATCGGCGAGTTCTCCTTCATCCTGGTCAACCTGGGCGCCGTGCTGGGCGTGGTGCCCGCCGAGGCGCAGAGCCTGGTGGTGGCCGGCGCGATCCTGTCGATGGCACTGAACCCGCTGGTGTTCCGCGCCATCGGGCCGTTGCAGCGCTGGCTGCTGGCGCGCTCGCAACTGGCACGTGACCTGAACGCGCGCCACGACCCGCTGGCCGAGCTGCCCATGAGCACCGACGAGAAGTTCCTGGCCCGCCAGGTGGTGCTGGTGGGCTATGGCCGGGTCGGGCGCGAGATCGCCCAGGCCCTGCGCGCCGCCGGGCTGCCCTTCGTGGTGGCGGAGGAGAACCGCGAGCTCGTCGAGCGCCTGCGGGCCGAAGGCGTGCCCGCGGTCGCCGGCGATGCGGCCCAGCCGGAGGTGCTGGTGCAGGCCCACATCGCGCGTGCGCGGCTGCTGGTGATCGCTACCCCCGACACGCTGGGCGTGCGCCAGATGGCGCACAACGCGCGCCTGCTCAACCCCGGCATCGAGGTCGTGGTGCGCAGCCACAACGCGGCCGAAGCCGCGCTGCTGGAAAGCGAGCTCTCCGGCAAGGTGTTCCTGGGCGAGCACGAACTGGCGCGCGCCATGACCCGCCACGTGCTGGAGCGCTGCGCGCAGGCCTGACAACAGGGGCCTGCCTCTGGGCAAATGCCGAAAAAGAAAAAGGGCCTGCATTGCAGGCCCTTTGCCGTCTGCAGCGCGCGCCGCCTACTTCTTGGGGTTGAAGAGCTCGTCCATGCGCTTCTGTTCCTCGTCGTCGGAAGGCATCGCAGCTTCGGGCTCGGACGCGCCCGGCATCGGCGGCGGCGCCAGGTTGATGTCGGGCGTGCCGTAGTTGGGCTGGTCGGGGATCTCGATCTTGACCTTGTCGACATCGATCTTCTCCACCTTGTCATGCGCCACGATGCCGGGGAAACCGATGATCAAACTGACCATGATGATCTGGATGATGACGAACGGCACAGCGCCCCAGTAGATCTGGCCGGTGGTCACCGGCGCGATGCGCCTGCCGGTGGGCTTGTCGGTGTACTCCTTGTCGGGCGCCACGCTGCGCAGGTAGAAGAGGGCGAAGCCGAACGGCGGGTGCATGAACGAGGTCTGCATGTTCACGCCCAGCAGCACGCCGAACCAGATCAGGTCGATGCCCAGCTTGTCGGCCACCGGCGCCAGCAACGGCACCACGATGAAGGACAGCTCGAAGAAGTCCAGGAAGAAGGCCAGCACGAAAATCAGGATGTTCACCACGATCAGGAAGCCGACCTGGCCGCCCGGCAGGCTGGTGAGCAGGTGCTCCACCCAGCGCGGACCGTCCACGCCCTGGAACGTCAGGCTGAACATGGTGGCGCCGATCAGGATGAACAGCACGAAGCTCGACAGCTTGGTGGTGCTGTTGAGCGCCTGCTTGAGCAGGTTGAAGCTCAGCCGCCGGCGGGACATCGCCATGATGAGCGCGCCCAGCGCGCCCATGGCGCCGCCTTCGGTCGGCGTGGCGATGCCCAGGAAGATGGTGCCCAGCACCAGGAAGATCAGGAACAGCGGCGGGATCAGCACGAAGGTCACGCGCTCGGCGATCTTGGACAGCAGGCCCAGGCGCAGCACCTTGTTGACCACCGCCGCAAAGAACGCCAGCAGCACGCCGGCCGCCATGGCCATGACGATGGTCTCGTCCTTGGGCATGGTGGCGACCTCCTCGCCGCGCCACCAGCTCACCACCGCCGGGTAGTTTTGGCCCAGCAGCACGGCGACCGTGGTGCTGATCGCCGCCAGGATCGTCAGCGAGGTCAGGCCATTGCCGCCATTGGGCTCGCGGAAGGTGCGCGCTTCCGGCGGCAGCGCCGGCACCATCTGCGGCTTGAAGATCGCCAGGATGACCACGTACAGCAGGTACAGGCCGGTCAGCATGAAGCCGGGGATGAAGGCGCCCTTGTACATGTCGCCGACGCTGCGGCCGAGCTGATCGGCCAGCACGATCAGCACCAGCGAGGGCGGGATGATCTGCGCCAGCGTGCCGGAGGCGGCGATCACGCCCGAGGCCAGGCGCCGGTCGTAGCCGTAGCGCAGCATGATGGGCAACGAGATCAGGCCCATGGAGATCACCGAGGCGGCGACCACGCCGGTGGTGGCGGCCAGCAGGGCGCCCACGAAGATGACGGCGATCGCCAGGCCGCCGCGAATCGGCCCGAACAGCTGGCCGATGGTGTCCAGCAGGTCCTCGGCCATGCCGCTGCGCTCCAGGATGAGGCCCATCAGCGTGAAGAACGGCACCGCCAGCAGCGTCTCGTTCTGCATGATGCCGAAGATGCGCAGCGGCAGTGCCTGCAGCAGCTTCTCGGGCAGCACGCCCAGTTCGATGCCGATGAGGCCGAAGAACAAGCCGCAGGCGCCCAGGCTGAAAGCCACCGGAAAGCCCAGCAGCAGGAAAAAGACCAGGCCCACGAACATGATCGGGGCCATGTTTTGCGTGATGAACTCCATCGCGACTCCTCTTATCCCTCGCGCGGCCTGTCAGGCCTTGTTCTGCCGCTCGGCCTGGCGGCGGATCTCCTCGGCCAGTTCCTCCTCGGCCGTTTTGTCCGTCTTCTTGATCGCCGGGTCGGGGATCAGGTCCATGCCGAAGGCGATGCGCTTGACCAGCTCGGACGCCCCCTGCAGCAGCAGCAGCGCGAAGCCCAGCGGAATCATTAGGTAGACCGGCCAGCGGATCAGGCCGCCGGCGTTGGCCGACATCTCGCCCGAGTGCCAGCCCTGCAGGAAGAACGGGATGCCGTACCACAGCACCACGAGACAGACCGGCAGCAGGAAGCAGGCGAAGCCGAAGATGTCGATCCAGTTCTGCGTCTTGCGCGAGAAGCGCGAATAGACGACGTCGATCTTCACGTGCTCGCCATGCAGCAGCGTGTAGCCGGCCGCCAGCAGGAAGGCGGCGGCGAACAGGTACCACTGCACCTCGAGGTAGGCGTTGGAGCTGGTGTGGAAGGCCTTGCGCACCGAGGCGTTGATGCCGCTGATTGCGGTGGACGCCAGGATCAGCCAGATCACCCAGCGGCCGACCAGGCCGTTGAGCCGGTCGATGGCCCCGGATAGTTTCAGAAGTGCCTGCATGCGGTCTCCGCGGGAATGGAAGCGCGTATGTGACAACGGGCGCCGCTGCAATGCAGCCCGGCGCCCGGCGTAACCGCGGGATTGTCTGACATGTGCGCAAGAGTAGCTGACGAAATGTTTACTTAAGGTGCCGGTGTTTCCCCTAGGAAACGGCTTTGGATAATGGCCGCATGGCATCGACCGGGCTGGCACTCGCGCCGCAGGGCATCGACCAGCCGGACATGCGTCGGGCCGGGGCCGAGCGGCTGTCGCTGGCGCTGATGGACGCGCGCAACCACACGCTGCAGTTGCTGGCGCGTTACGAGGAAGCGGCCGACCGCGGGTTGCAGGTGCCGCGGCGGCCGGGGCTGGAGCTGCCGCAGTGGATCGCCGGCCACGTGGCCTGGTTCGCCGAGTACTGGATCGGCCGCAACCCGCGCCGCTCGCAGGGCGCGAGCTGCCCCGCCGATGCGCCCCGCCTGGGTTCGGCCGAGCCGATGGCCGACCGCTGGTACCACCCGCTGCTGGCGCCGCACGACGCGCGCTGGGACATGCCGCTGCCCGTCGGCGCCGACCTGCGCGCCTGGCTGATGGACACGCTGGAGCGCACGCTCGAGCAGCTCGAGCATGCCGCGGCCGGCGACGACGGCCTGTACTTCTATCGCGCGGCGCTGTTCCACGAAGACCTGCGCGGCGAGCAACTGCTGCGGCAGGCGCAGGAGCTGGGGCTGGCCCTGCCGCTGCAGCCACCCGCGGCCGCGGCGGTGCACGACCCGCTGCAGGTGCCGGCCTGCCGCTGGCAGCTGGGGTCGGAGCCGGGCGGCTTCGTGTTCGACGTGGAGCAGTGGGCGCACGAAGTCGATGTGCCCGAGTTCGAGATCGACGCCCAGCCGGTCAACTGGAGCCAGTTCGTCGAGTTCGTCGATGACGGCGGCTACGACCGCGCCGAGCTGTGGCGCCCCGAAGGCTGGGACTGGCTGCAGCGTGCCGCGCAGGCCGAAGGGCGGCGGGGGCCGCGCCACGTCGAGCAGATCGGCGTGGCCAGCGGCGCGGTGCTGCAGTCCTTCTTCGGCAAGGCCACCCGCATGGCGCCGCAGCAGCCGGCCATGCACCTGAGCTGGTGGGAAGCCGATGCCTGGGCCCGCTGGCGCGGCCGCCGCCTGCCCACCGAAGTCGAATGGGAAGTGGCGGCCCACCGTGCGGCCGGACGCGGCTTTCGCTGGGGCGACGTCCACGAGTGGACCGCCGGCACGCTGCGGCCCTGGCCGGGCTTCGAGCCGCACGCCTGGACGCGCCACACCGAGTTCGAAGCCACGCCCGCCTTCGGCCGAGCCCGCGTGCTGCGCGGCGCCTCCTTCGCCACCCGCTCGCGCCTGAAGTCGCCCAAGGCCCGCGCCTGGGCCCTGCCCGAACGGGACGACGGCTTCACCGGCCTGCGCACCTGCGCGCTGTAGGATTCGGCGACTCGGGCGAAAGCGGCCGGGCCAAGTGGGGATCTCCTCATCCTCCGCGA
The sequence above is a segment of the Ramlibacter tataouinensis genome. Coding sequences within it:
- the ybaL gene encoding YbaL family putative K(+) efflux transporter, whose translation is MDHHVPLIATVAAGLGLALLLGFMAARLRLPALVGYLLAGVVVGPHTPGFVADAALAAQLAEIGVMLLMFGVGLHFSLGDLLAVRRIAVPGAIVQIAVATAMGAGLASLWGWSAAAAVLFGLSLSVASTVVLLRALESVGLLETFNGRAAVGWLIVEDLAMVLALVLLPPLAAVWQGQGADTPSLWRGLVITLLQVALFIGLMLIVGRRLFPWVLWHVQKVGSRELFTLCVIAAAVSMAYAATQLFGVSFALGAFFAGMVLRESEFSHRAAQESLPLRDAFAVLFFVSVGMLFNPAVLLEQPLRVLGVTAIILVGKSVAAAIVVLALRYPLNTALTVSASLAQIGEFSFILVNLGAVLGVVPAEAQSLVVAGAILSMALNPLVFRAIGPLQRWLLARSQLARDLNARHDPLAELPMSTDEKFLARQVVLVGYGRVGREIAQALRAAGLPFVVAEENRELVERLRAEGVPAVAGDAAQPEVLVQAHIARARLLVIATPDTLGVRQMAHNARLLNPGIEVVVRSHNAAEAALLESELSGKVFLGEHELARAMTRHVLERCAQA
- a CDS encoding TRAP transporter large permease — its product is MEFITQNMAPIMFVGLVFFLLLGFPVAFSLGACGLFFGLIGIELGVLPEKLLQALPLRIFGIMQNETLLAVPFFTLMGLILERSGMAEDLLDTIGQLFGPIRGGLAIAVIFVGALLAATTGVVAASVISMGLISLPIMLRYGYDRRLASGVIAASGTLAQIIPPSLVLIVLADQLGRSVGDMYKGAFIPGFMLTGLYLLYVVILAIFKPQMVPALPPEARTFREPNGGNGLTSLTILAAISTTVAVLLGQNYPAVVSWWRGEEVATMPKDETIVMAMAAGVLLAFFAAVVNKVLRLGLLSKIAERVTFVLIPPLFLIFLVLGTIFLGIATPTEGGAMGALGALIMAMSRRRLSFNLLKQALNSTTKLSSFVLFILIGATMFSLTFQGVDGPRWVEHLLTSLPGGQVGFLIVVNILIFVLAFFLDFFELSFIVVPLLAPVADKLGIDLIWFGVLLGVNMQTSFMHPPFGFALFYLRSVAPDKEYTDKPTGRRIAPVTTGQIYWGAVPFVIIQIIMVSLIIGFPGIVAHDKVEKIDVDKVKIEIPDQPNYGTPDINLAPPPMPGASEPEAAMPSDDEEQKRMDELFNPKK
- a CDS encoding TRAP transporter small permease subunit, producing MQALLKLSGAIDRLNGLVGRWVIWLILASTAISGINASVRKAFHTSSNAYLEVQWYLFAAAFLLAAGYTLLHGEHVKIDVVYSRFSRKTQNWIDIFGFACFLLPVCLVVLWYGIPFFLQGWHSGEMSANAGGLIRWPVYLMIPLGFALLLLQGASELVKRIAFGMDLIPDPAIKKTDKTAEEELAEEIRRQAERQNKA
- a CDS encoding SUMF1/EgtB/PvdO family nonheme iron enzyme; its protein translation is MASTGLALAPQGIDQPDMRRAGAERLSLALMDARNHTLQLLARYEEAADRGLQVPRRPGLELPQWIAGHVAWFAEYWIGRNPRRSQGASCPADAPRLGSAEPMADRWYHPLLAPHDARWDMPLPVGADLRAWLMDTLERTLEQLEHAAAGDDGLYFYRAALFHEDLRGEQLLRQAQELGLALPLQPPAAAAVHDPLQVPACRWQLGSEPGGFVFDVEQWAHEVDVPEFEIDAQPVNWSQFVEFVDDGGYDRAELWRPEGWDWLQRAAQAEGRRGPRHVEQIGVASGAVLQSFFGKATRMAPQQPAMHLSWWEADAWARWRGRRLPTEVEWEVAAHRAAGRGFRWGDVHEWTAGTLRPWPGFEPHAWTRHTEFEATPAFGRARVLRGASFATRSRLKSPKARAWALPERDDGFTGLRTCAL